One genomic window of Salvia miltiorrhiza cultivar Shanhuang (shh) chromosome 4, IMPLAD_Smil_shh, whole genome shotgun sequence includes the following:
- the LOC131020369 gene encoding stress response protein NST1-like, translating into MGEIDTNPIESVQSAITFFGQSNEQRKNSPTNDKEVEREREIERLERELAAVKVQVEAKDAAHKQALVKLDHYQKTADELSTLLKNSDAKKNFYIKQSEEAISRVVELESVLTAKEAEKLELEEQIEEKSAYIESLQLAMEKAKEALMSCEIELNMLKDEAAYTNDVEAEVESVKRELEKCREQENEAQVEIALLKFQVHKGRSKLAAAEAAEARAQSEKTALYNALQQMGLEAEETEREKRMLKEAAAKLAHPHPHPPQEELMMITTTTTSNKELEDAKRELEVAVCKIGELRTRAEQATSRAQAAEKAKAALEEQNKKRREYKERRKAALAALRLESMAREFVTKSIKEEDEDDDDHTNNNDDDSSKIYQPLGKVLNMKF; encoded by the exons ATGGGGGAGATCGATACAAATCCAATTGAATCAGTTCAAAGTGCAATCACTTTTTTCGGACAGAGCAATGAGCAAAGGAAAAACAGTCCAACAAATGACAAA GAAgtggagagggagagagagatagagaggctAGAGAGAGAGTTGGCGGCTGTGAAAGTTCAGGTGGAGGCGAAGGATGCGGCGCACAAGCAAGCACTTGTTAAGCTCGACCATTACCAGAAAACTGCAGACGAGCTGTCGACGCTGCTCAAGAACTCCGATGCAAAGAAGAATTTCTACATAAAGCAATCGGAGGAAGCCATCTCTCGCGTAGTCGAGCTCGAATCAGTCCTGACCGCGAAAGAGGCTGAGAAACTGGAGTTGGAAGAGCAGATTGAGGAAAAATCTGCTTATATCGAATCGCTGCAGCTGGCAATGGAGAAAGCCAAGGAGGCGCTGATGTCGTGTGAGATTGAGCTGAATATGCTCAAGGATGAGGCAGCATACACGAATGATGTGGAGGCGGAGGTCGAGAGTGTGAAGAGGGAGTTGGAGAAATGTCGAGAGCAAGAGAATGAGGCGCAAGTTGAGATAGCGTTGCTGAAATTCCAAGTCCACAAGGGGAGGTCGAAGCTGGCTGCCGCCGAGGCTGCCGAGGCGCGAGCGCAGAGCGAGAAGACAGCGCTGTACAACGCGCTGCAGCAGATGGGATTAGAAGCCGAGGaaaccgagagagagaagaggatgCTCAAGGAAGCAGCTGCCAAATTggctcatcctcatcctcatcctcctcAAGAGGAGTTGATGATGAtcacgacgacgacgacgagtAACAAAGAGTTGGAGGATGCCAAGAGAGAGTTGGAGGTTGCAGTGTGCAAGATAGGAGAGCTGAGGACGCGAGCGGAGCAAGCCACCAGCAGAGCGCAGGCTGCCGAGAAGGCCAAAGCGGCGTTGGAGGAGCAGAACAAGAAGAGGAGGGAGTACAAGGAGAGGCGCAAGGCCGCCTTAGCCGCGCTGCGCCTTGAATCAATGGCCAGAGAGTTTGTCACCAAGAGCAtcaaagaagaagatgaagatgatgatgatcatACCAATAATAATGACGATGATTCTTCCAAGATCTATCAGCCTCTTGGGAAGGTTCTCAACATGAAATTCTAA
- the LOC131020370 gene encoding uncharacterized protein At5g01610, giving the protein MEKALVKVGSIKAGTFWVSKKAKEEISNISQDLSTLSNTVEEKAKWIFNKLKGKPLKSLPDLLRENNLPAGLFPQNITCYEFEEAKSKLIVYMSSPCEVCFKDSSVVRYSTRVKGTLSRGKLTGIEGMKTKVLVWVKVSSINVEGYKSDKVCFTAGVKKSRSKDAYEMPRDGLRVEEF; this is encoded by the exons ATGGAGAAAGCATTGGTAAAAGTTGGGAGCATTAAAGCAGGTACATTTTGGGTTTCCAAGAAAGCCAAAGAAGAGATCTCCAACATCTCTCAAGACCTCTCC ACTTTGTCGAACACCGTGGAAGAGAAGGCGAAATGGATCTTCAACAagctcaaag GAAAGCCATTGAAGTCGTTGCCCGATCTCCTCCGAGAGAACAATCTTCCTGCGGGCCTGTTTCCTCAGAACATAACATGCTATGAGTTCGAGGAGGCAAAGTCGAAGCTCATCGTGTACATGTCCTCTCCGTGCGAGGTGTGCTTCAAGGACTCGTCGGTGGTGAGGTACTCGACTCGTGTGAAGGGCACGTTGTCGAGAGGGAAGCTGACGGGGATAGAGGGGATGAAGACAAAGGTGCTGGTGTGGGTGAAGGTGAGCAGCATCAATGTGGAAGGCTACAAGTCTGATAAGGTATGCTTCACAGCGGGAGTGAAGAAATCGAGATCCAAAGATGCATACGAGATGCCGCGTGATGGCCTTCGCGTTGAAGAATTTTGA
- the LOC131020371 gene encoding uncharacterized protein LOC131020371 produces the protein MSSASGSSSPPRARKQKEEDRPRFFDTKAKSMCWAKADTVPGRHPERWRKDAAGNVVCKRFCNCQGCLCFEYDHVLPFSKGGESVAENCQILQTRVNRFKSDKERIDGSTLKGYSCDVKFTDKELDVIEMAVYGDVLRPGNQCRCRTVAEMLGQYKSKDRMSPCKLPYDESSSEK, from the exons ATGAGCTCGGCGTCGGGTTCGTCGTCGCCGCCGCGAGCTCGGAAGCAGAAGGAGGAGGACCGCCCCAGATTCTTCGACACTAAGGCCAAGAGCATGTGCTGGGCCAAGGCCGACACGGTGCCCGGCCGCCACCCGGAGCGGTGGCGCAAGGACGCCGCCGGCAACGTCGTCTGCAAACGCTTCTGCAACTGCCAAGGCTGCCTCTGCTTTGAGTATGACCACGTCCTTCCCTTTTCCAAAG GTGGTGAGTCTGTAGCAGAGAATTGCCAGATTCTCCAGACAAGGGTGAACAGATTCAAATCGGATAAGGAGAGGATCGATGGTTCGACGTTGAAAGGCTACTCTTGTGACGTTAAGTTCACTG ACAAGGAGCTCGACGTCATTGAAATGGCCGTCTATGGAGATGTTTTAAGGCCAGGAAACCAGTGTCGCTGCAGAACCGTTGCTGAAATGCTCGGGCAATACAAATCCAAAGACCGGATGTCTCCCTGCAAGTTGCCCTACGACGAGAGCTCCTCAGAGAAGTGA